DNA from Gammaproteobacteria bacterium:
AGCTGGCGGAAGGCAGCGGCGCGGTGTTCAGGGTCTCGTGGGAAAACAGGCTGCGTAGATTTTCGGCCAGTCGGGTGGCCTTTGCCTGATCGGTGTTGGGACACAGGATCATAAATTCTTCCCCGCCCCAGCGGAAAACGGTATCGGTTTTGCGCGCATTTTCGGTGAGCAGGTGTGCATATTTCACCAGGATGTCATCGCCCGCGGCATGGCCTCGCTCATCATTGATGGCCTTGAAGCCATCAATGTCGAGAAAGATCACGGAAAACGGCGTGTTGTAGCGTTGCTGGTTGTTGATGGCGGCAGACAGCAGTTCAAAGGATTTGGCGCGATTGTAGACATTGGTCAGGGGGTCGGTGACGGACCTGGACTCCAGTGCCGCATGCGAGTCCTCGAGTTCGCTGAGCGTGGTCTGTAGCCGGTTAAAAATCGCCGCGCGGCTGGATTCGTAGTAGCAAAGGAACAGCACGATCACAATGGTGCTGGCGACCAGGTTGGTAAAGCCCAGTTCGGTGATTTTCGAGCCTACTAACAGGTAGTAGTAGCTGAATACGCCGCCGCAAAACAGCAGCGCCAGGAGCAGCCCGATATTTTTCCCATAGATCAGGAAGGCGGCGATGATGAAGCAATAGACCCACACAAAGGCGGCGCTCTCCGCCTTGGAGACGAGGAAGAACAGGGCGAGGATCGTAAACAGCATGCCGATGAACAGGGCCGATGCCCGGGCGATGTTGCGGTGGCGTTTCAGGTGCCAGAGGATGTAGGTCGAGAACACCGCAAAGCTGAAGTCGATGGCCGCCAGCGGGTAGTGGTGATTGATGAAAATGTTGAAAAAGGTAAAAAAGCCCAGGGCGAAAATGGCGACGATCAGGAAATAGCCGATAAAAACGGCCGAGTGGAAGGCTTGCACATCGTGGCCCTCGTCGAGTTCACCAATGAGAAATTTCCTGAGTCGTCCTGACATATGCGATCGTCCTGTCTTATGCTTATTGTTGTTATGTAAACGAAATAACCCCTGTTCGCCATGCCCATGAGGCTCCGCTGAGGGAATTGGTTGCCTGATGCGTGCGAGTATGGGGACAGCAGAAGTGGCTGTCTAATAATTGTGTGGACCATTTTTATATCGTCTTTTTATGGCGTCTTTCACGCTAGAATGGCAGCCAGGTTTTTCCTTCGGCAACTCACTAACAGGGCTCTGATCTATGTGCGGTATTTGCGGCGAATTACGCTTTGACGGTAGTGCCCCGGAGGCGGCGACCCTGTCGCGGATGAACGAAAAGCTGGCGCGACGGGGTCCCGATGATGAGGGCGTCTACATCAGCGGGCCGCTGGGTTTCGGGCATCGTCGCCTGTCGGTGATCGACCTTTCGAGCCGTTCCCATCAGCCGATGGTGGATGAGGCGCTGGGTCTGTCACTGGTGTTTAACGGGGCGATTTACAATTACCGGGCCCTGCGCGACGAGTTGATCGAGGCCGGCTATGCCTTTTTCTCCGAGGGCGACACCGAGGTTATCATCAAGGCCTTTCATCGCTGGGGCGAGGCGTGCGTGGAGCGCCTGCACGGCATGTTTGCCTTCGCGATCTGGAGCGAGCAACGCCAGCAGCTGTTTCTGGCGCGGGATCGTCTGGGCATCAAGCCGCTGTATTACTGTTTGCCGGGGGATTCATCGGGCGGCGAGCCGTCCGCAAAAGTCGGCTTTCGTTTTGCCTCCAATATACAGGCTCTGCTGGCGGCGGGTGGAGTGGATACCGACATCAATCCGGTGGGCCTGCATCATCAGCTGACCCTGCATGCGGTGATCCCTGCGCCGCACACCATCCTCCAGGGGGTCTCCAAACTGGCCCCCGGTCACAGCCTGCTGATCGGGGCGGATGCGGCGCAGCAAAAGATCGAGCCCCGCCAATACTGGCAGCTGTCCGCCACGCGCCCGGCCGAACCCCGGCACGAGATCGAGTGGACCCAGCTGATCCACGATGCCCTGCGCAAGGCGGTGGAGCGGCGGTTGTCGGTGGCGGATGTGCCGGTAGGTGTGCTGCTCTCCGGCGGGCTCGATTCCAGTCTGCTGGTGGGGCTGCTGGCCGAGGCGGGGGTGAAGGATCTGCGCACCTTCTCCATCGGCTTCGAGGATATCGGCAGCGAGGCGGGCAGCGAGTTTGAGTATTCGGACGCGGTGGCCGAGCGTTTCGATACCCGGCACCGCAAAATTCACATTCCCAATGCCGAGGTGTTGCCGCATCTGCCGGATGCCATACGCAACATGGCCGAGCCGATGGTGGGACAGGACGCGGTGGCCTTTTACCTGCTGGCCGAGCAGGTCGCCAAAGAGGTGAAGGTGGTGCAGAGCGGCCAGGGGGCCGATGAGGTATTCGGTGGTTATTTCTGGTATCCGCAGATGGATGCCGACACCGGCACCGACCTGGAGCGCTTCCGGCGGCACTATTTTGACCGCCCGCACAGCGAGTTTCTTGATAGCGTGACGCCGCGCTATCGGGGGGAAGACCACACCTCCCGGCTGGTGCACGAGCGCCTCGCGCTGGGCGGGGCCGACACCTTTCTCGACCGCGTGCTGCGTTTCGATGTCACCACGCTGATCGTGGATGATCCGGTGAAACGGGTGGATAACATGACCATGGCCTGGGGGCTGGAGGCCCGGGTGCCGTTCCTGGATCACGAGCTGGTGGAGCTGGCGATGCAGGTGCCGCCCGAGCTGAAACTCAAGTCCGGTGGCAAACACCTGCTCAAATCCATCGCCCGCGGGCTGATCCCCGATGCAGTGATCGATCGTCCCAAGGGCTACTTTCCCATGCCGGCGCTGAAATATGTGCGCGGCGATTTTCTGCGCTTCATGTCCGAGGTGCTCAATTCCGAGGCCTGCCGGCAGCGGGAGCTGTTCAACCGGGATTACATCGACAAACTGTTGGCCGAACCGGACCGCTACTTCACCAAATTGCAGGGCAGCAAGCTATGGCACATGGCGCTGCTGGAACTGTGGCTGCAGCTGAATGTCGATACGGTGACCGGTGGCAGCTAATACCATACTTTATTGCTCAGGAATTATGGGTTACACTTTAGATCTGGTTTAATTGCCCCATATCGGGGACAGCAGCATCAATATCTTTTTATGACATTCAGCAGTGAGGTGATGAACGCAATGGACGTATTGGAACGTATCAAAGAGCAGGTGGAGAGCCACCCGGTAGTGATTTACATGAAGGGCACGCCCCAGTTGCCGCAGTGTGGCTTCTCCTCGCGCACCGCCCAGGCGCTGCAGGCCTGCGAGCAGGAGTTCGCCTACGTGAACGTGCTGGCGGATCCGGAGATTTTTGAGAATCTGCCGCGTTATGCCGACTGGCCGACCTTCCCGCAGGTGTATGTGGGCGGTGAACTGATTGGCGGTTGTGATATCACCCTGGAGCTGTTTCAGCAGGGTGAGCTGAAAAGGATGGTGACCGAGGCAAATGCCGCGGCGGCCAAGTCGGCCGAGGGTTAATCCACCAACCGGCGTCTGCGGGCGAGTGTGAAAATCGTGGTACAAAAAAAGCGGCCGTGATGGCCGCTTTTTTATTGTTTGGGATTTTCGGTCGTCCAGGCCGACCTCATCCCTTCATGCATGGCGCCGGAGGCCCGCGACGACGCGAGCATCAAAAGGGACTGCCTCCTAGCGTCTTCCAGCGGTTGACGATGATGCAAAACAGTTCGGCGGTCTTTTCCGTGTCGTAGACGGCGGAGTGGGCCGCATTGCTGTCCCATTCGATGCCGGCTGCGGCGATGGCCCGGGCCAGCACGGTCTGGCCATAGGCCAGCCCCCCGAGGGTGGCGGTATCGAAGGTGCTGAACTGGTGGAAGGGATTGTGCTTGATGCCGGTGCGCGCCACGGCGGCCTTGACGAAGGCGAGGTCAAAGGACGGATTGTGGCCGACCAGGATGGCGCGGGAACAATTGCTGCCCTTGAGGATATTGCGAATGGGCTCAAAGATCTTTTTCAGCGCCCGGCCCTCGGGCTCGGCAATGCGCAGTGGGTGGTGCGGGTCGATGCCGGTAAAGGCCAGTGCCGAGGCCTCCAGGTTGGCGCCGGGGAAGGGCTCGACGTGGGCGCTGATGGTC
Protein-coding regions in this window:
- the grxD gene encoding Grx4 family monothiol glutaredoxin, whose amino-acid sequence is MDVLERIKEQVESHPVVIYMKGTPQLPQCGFSSRTAQALQACEQEFAYVNVLADPEIFENLPRYADWPTFPQVYVGGELIGGCDITLELFQQGELKRMVTEANAAAAKSAEG
- the rnt gene encoding ribonuclease T translates to MNVPINPDAPETPEELAEPTPTGSRIARRFRGFLPVVVDVETAGFNADTDALLEIAAVPIHMDAEGLVYPGETISAHVEPFPGANLEASALAFTGIDPHHPLRIAEPEGRALKKIFEPIRNILKGSNCSRAILVGHNPSFDLAFVKAAVARTGIKHNPFHQFSTFDTATLGGLAYGQTVLARAIAAAGIEWDSNAAHSAVYDTEKTAELFCIIVNRWKTLGGSPF
- a CDS encoding GGDEF domain-containing protein, which produces MSGRLRKFLIGELDEGHDVQAFHSAVFIGYFLIVAIFALGFFTFFNIFINHHYPLAAIDFSFAVFSTYILWHLKRHRNIARASALFIGMLFTILALFFLVSKAESAAFVWVYCFIIAAFLIYGKNIGLLLALLFCGGVFSYYYLLVGSKITELGFTNLVASTIVIVLFLCYYESSRAAIFNRLQTTLSELEDSHAALESRSVTDPLTNVYNRAKSFELLSAAINNQQRYNTPFSVIFLDIDGFKAINDERGHAAGDDILVKYAHLLTENARKTDTVFRWGGEEFMILCPNTDQAKATRLAENLRSLFSHETLNTAPLPSASYGVVEYHPGEDVTSLIKRADMAMYTAKRAGGNRVERL
- a CDS encoding N-acetylglutaminylglutamine amidotransferase; the protein is MCGICGELRFDGSAPEAATLSRMNEKLARRGPDDEGVYISGPLGFGHRRLSVIDLSSRSHQPMVDEALGLSLVFNGAIYNYRALRDELIEAGYAFFSEGDTEVIIKAFHRWGEACVERLHGMFAFAIWSEQRQQLFLARDRLGIKPLYYCLPGDSSGGEPSAKVGFRFASNIQALLAAGGVDTDINPVGLHHQLTLHAVIPAPHTILQGVSKLAPGHSLLIGADAAQQKIEPRQYWQLSATRPAEPRHEIEWTQLIHDALRKAVERRLSVADVPVGVLLSGGLDSSLLVGLLAEAGVKDLRTFSIGFEDIGSEAGSEFEYSDAVAERFDTRHRKIHIPNAEVLPHLPDAIRNMAEPMVGQDAVAFYLLAEQVAKEVKVVQSGQGADEVFGGYFWYPQMDADTGTDLERFRRHYFDRPHSEFLDSVTPRYRGEDHTSRLVHERLALGGADTFLDRVLRFDVTTLIVDDPVKRVDNMTMAWGLEARVPFLDHELVELAMQVPPELKLKSGGKHLLKSIARGLIPDAVIDRPKGYFPMPALKYVRGDFLRFMSEVLNSEACRQRELFNRDYIDKLLAEPDRYFTKLQGSKLWHMALLELWLQLNVDTVTGGS